Proteins from one Gossypium raimondii isolate GPD5lz chromosome 8, ASM2569854v1, whole genome shotgun sequence genomic window:
- the LOC105791870 gene encoding DNA (cytosine-5)-methyltransferase CMT2 isoform X1, translated as MEPTENSDSDSKSQSLTLVTTGDDNVEQPLPLEICVPEEIAAGADDNKLLPRRSASIFQLLPIRSVFSRKSDIETVLERCLRRSPRNSALFVRESANVRPKAIVSLETEGCKRKIKESTTVEGKNLRRSPRFTTISAAAENKKVLSLSAKVMQSRSSKSQRFKLKNKGAKIMNIERTNGMGLRRSPRLTSAPPETKGRASKTIFKSSDKGSYSETRSSGKLNGKRLCLSKTEEADKGTFPLRHNETNLRLIIERQLRRSLKFSQATKNGSSDISVRRLDMDEVVFSEEKLLGISPSSMHATENGDSNASFREHRREMSDEKQLKTPSSLSTLLAEGDSAKVNSSSNRLSNSCDEQPSKKFKISSAESDMGTSDETFSKKAKGSSLSGKKKSQSKTDVIFIGNPIPDDEAQERWRWRYEMKNTKSNRKLISSDDDDDDDEDKVVWNVECHYAQAEIDGCTINLGDCVYIKGEEAKHHIGKILEFFKTTDGENYFRVQWFYRAEDTVSTEIKISFRSCTISYPDLCCFCSAHHAKVMKQEAAFHDERRVFYSTVMNDNPIDCIISKVSVTQISPKLGLKSNSLPRSDFYFDMEYCVDYSTFCNLPPDNSFKSYSSSNCCKEVFPSTPAFSANIPSFGTYQAELTLLDLYSGCGGMSTGLCLGAKASSIDLVTKWAVDSDKSASKSLKLNHPEAHVRNEAADGFLRLLKEWEKLCKRYVVDNLERTYPSRFRASEAVMKNASPAKDADTSADELEVSCLVDVCYGDPCNTGNRGLKFKVRWKGYSASDDTWEPIEGLSNCQECIQEFVIKGFRSKILPLCGDVDVICGGPPCQGISGYNRFRNVDSPLDDERNRQIVVFMDIVEYLKPKFVLMENVVDILRLDKGSLGRYALSRLVHMKYQARLGIIAAGCYGLPQFRLRVFLWGAHPSEKLPQFPLPSHDVIIRYWPPPEFERNTVAYEEGQPRQLEDALLLRDAISDLPPVSNNEVREEMTYEKPPETDFQRYIRSSKYVMTGSALDGATRIRNLLYDHRPAPLSEDDYTRVCLIPKRKGANFRDLPGVIVGADNVARRDPTREKQFLPSGKPLVPEYVFTFEQGKSKRPFARLWWDETVPTVVTYPYCHSQVILHPEQDRVLTVRECARLQGFPDYYRFCGTIKDRYCQIGNAVAIPVGRALGYTMGMAFQKGSGNEPLMILPPKFSLSTNIQLAKSLSQSTDD; from the exons ATGGAGCCAACAGAAAATTCCGACTCTGATTCCAAATCTCAGTCTCTTACTTTGGTCACAACCGGAGACGATAATGTGGAGCAGCCATTGCCTCTAGAGATTTGCGTCCCGGAAGAAATTGCCGCCGGCGCCGATGATAACAAGCTTCTACCGAGAAGATCCGCCAGTATCTTTCAGTTACTTCCAATTCGGAGTGTTTTTTCGAGGAAATCCGATATAGAAACGGTGCTTGAGAGATGCCTGAGAAGGTCGCCCAGAAATTCAGCGTTGTTCGTTAGGGAGAGCGCAAATGTGAGGCCCAAGGCCATTGTGAGTTTAGAAACTGAAGGttgtaaaaggaaaattaagGAAAGTACAACTGTAGAGGGTAAGAATCTTAGAAGGTCGCCAAGATTTACTACCATTTCAGCTGCcgctgaaaataaaaaagtccTCTCTCTTTCCGCGAAG GTTATGCAGAGTCGAAGCTCAAAAAGTCAACGGTTCAAGTTAAA AAATAAAGGGGCAAAAATCATGAATATTGAAAGAACCAATGGAATGGGGTTGAGGAGATCTCCACGATTGACTTCGGCCCCACCTGAAACCAAAGGTCGCGCatcaaaaactatttttaaatcctCTGACAAAGGTTCCTACTCTGAAACAAGATCTTCTGGAAAGTTGAACGGCAAGCGATTATGTCTGTCAAAGACCGAGGAAGCGGATAAAGGAACTTTTCCTTTAAGGCATAATGAGACAAACTTAAGGCTTATTATTGAAAGGCAGTTAAGAAGATCTCTGAAATTTAGCCAGGCTACTAAAAATGGTAGCAGTGATATCTCTGTTAGAAGATTGGATATGGATGAAGTGGTCTTTTCTGAAGAGAAGCTCTTGGGAATTTCTCCCAGTTCCATGCACGCAACAGAAAATGGCGACAGTAATGCATCTTTTAGAGAACATAGGAGGGAAATGTCTGATGAAAAGCAGTTGAAAACACCTTCCTCACTTTCTACATTATTGGCTGAAGGTGATAGTGCTAAAGTAAACTCTTCTTCCAATAGATTATCCAATTCATGTGATGAACAGCCTTCCAAGAAATTTAAGATCTCATCAGCAGAATCAGATATGGGAACCTCAGATGAAACATTCTCAAAGAAAGCCAAGGGCTCGTCTCTTTCAGGAAAGAAGAAGAGCCAATCCAAGACTGATGTTATATTTATAGGCAATCCAATCCCGGATGACGAAGCTCAAGAAAGGTGGCGTTGGCGATATGAAATGAAG AATACAAAATCTAACAGAAAACTCATCTCATCGGA tgatgatgatgatgatgatgaagacaAGGTAGTTTGGAATGTGGAATGCCATTATGCTCAAGCTGAAATTGATGGATGTACCATAAATCTTGGGGATTGTGTTTATATTAAG GGTGAAGAAGCAAAACACCACATTGGCAagatattagaattttttaaaacaacagatggagaaaattattttagagtCCAGTGGTTTTATAGAGCTGAAGATACAGTAAGTACAGAAATTAAGATTTCTTTTAGATCATGCACTATTTCTTATCCTGACCTTTGTTGCTTCTGTTCTGCACATCATGCAAAGGTTATGAAACAAGAGGCTGCTTTTCATGATGAAAGACGTGTATTTTATTCAACTGTAATGAATGATAATCCCATAGATTGCATTATTTCAAAAGTTAGTGTTACTCAAATATCACCTAAG TTAggtttaaaatcaaattctcttcCCCGATCTGATTTCTATTTTGACATGGAGTATTGTGTGGATTATTCAACATTCTGCAACTTGCCACCTG aTAATTCTTTCAAGAGCTACAGTTCTTCAAATTGCTGCAAGGAAGTTTTCCCTTCGACTCCTGCCTTTTCAGCTAATATTCCTAGTTTTGGAACTTACCAGGCAGAACTCACACTACTAGATCTTTACTCTGGTTGTGGCGGAATGTCAACTGGTTTATGCCTTGGTGCAAAAGCATCTTCCATTGATCTAGTGACG AAATGGGCAGTTGACAGTGATAAGTCAGCAAGTAAAAGCTTGAAATTAAATCATCCAGAGGCACAT GTCAGGAATGAAGCTGCTGATGGTTTTCTTCGACTACTGAAGGAATGGGAAAAGCTTTGCAAACGATATGTAGTTGACAATTTAGAAAGAACATATCCGTCAAGATTCAGAGCCTCCGAAGCAGTCATGAAGAATGCAAGCCCTGCAAAAGATGCTGATACCTCTGCTGATGAACTCGAGGTCTCTTGTCTTGTTGATGTTTGTTATGGTGATCCCTGCAACACAGGCAACCGTGGACTAAAGTTTAAG GTTCGCTGGAAGGGATATAGCGCAAGTGATGATACGTGGGAACCAATTGAAGGCTTAAG CAATTGTCAAGAATGTATTCAGGAATTTGTAATTAAAGGATTCAGGTCCAAGATCTTACCCCTTTGT GGGGATGTTGATGTTATTTGTGGTGGCCCTCCATGCCAAGGGATAAGTGGCTATAATCGCTTTAGAAATGTTGATTCTCCATTGGATGATGAAAGAAATCGTCAAATAGTGGTCTTCATGGACATAGTTGAATACTTAAAACCTAAGTTTGTTTTGATGGAAAATGTGGTTGATATTTTGAGACTTGACAAGGGTTCTCTTGGAAGATATGCTTTAAGTCGGTTGGTACATATGAAATACCAAGCAAGGCTTGGAATAATTGCAGCTGGTTGTTATGGTCTTCCTCAATTCCGGTTGCGTGTTTTTTTGTGGGGAGCACATCCTAGTGAG AAGCTTCCACAGTTTCCACTTCCTTCTCATGATGTTATTATCAGATATTGGCCTCCTCCTGAGTTTGAG CGCAATACAGTTGCTTATGAAGAAGGCCAACCTCGTCAACTTGAAGACGCTCTTCTTCTCCGTGATGCCATTTCTGATCTCCCACCT GTTTCAAATAATGAAGTTCGCGAAGAAATGACATATGAAAAGCCTCCTGAAACGGACTTTCAAAGATATATAAGATCTAGTAAATAcg TGATGACTGGTTCTGCATTAGATGGTGCCACAAGAATAAGGAACCTATTGTATGACCATCGGCCTGCTCCGTTATCTGAGGATGATTATACAAGAGTCTGTCTGATTCCAAAGAGAAAG GGGGCAAATTTTCGAGACCTCCCTGGTGTAATTGTTGGAGCAGACAATGTGGCTCGGAGGGATCCAACACGGGAAAAGCAGTTTTTACCTTCTGGAAAACCATTG GTACCAGAATATGTATTTACCTTTGAACAAGGAAAATCTAAAAG ACCATTTGCAAGATTATGGTGGGATGAGACTGTGCCGACTGTTGTAACTTATCCTTATTGTCATAGCCAG GTAATATTACATCCAGAGCAAGACCGAGTTCTCACAGTCCGGGAATGTGCAAGATTACAAGGTTTTCCTGATTATTATAGATTCTGCGGGACAATTAAAGATAG GTATTGTCAAATTGGGAATGCGGTTGCAATTCCGGTTGGTCGAGCCTTGGGATACACAATGGGGATGGCATTTCAGAAAGGGAGCGGGAATGAACCACTGATGATCCTCCCTCCTAAGTTTTCTCTTTCCACCAATATCCAGTTAGCAAAATCATTGTCCCAAAGCACTGATGATTGA
- the LOC105791870 gene encoding DNA (cytosine-5)-methyltransferase CMT2 isoform X2 gives MEPTENSDSDSKSQSLTLVTTGDDNVEQPLPLEICVPEEIAAGADDNKLLPRRSASIFQLLPIRSVFSRKSDIETVLERCLRRSPRNSALFVRESANVRPKAIVSLETEGCKRKIKESTTVEGKNLRRSPRFTTISAAAENKKVLSLSAKVMQSRSSKSQRFKLKNKGAKIMNIERTNGMGLRRSPRLTSAPPETKGRASKTIFKSSDKGSYSETRSSGKLNGKRLCLSKTEEADKGTFPLRHNETNLRLIIERQLRRSLKFSQATKNGSSDISVRRLDMDEVVFSEEKLLGISPSSMHATENGDSNASFREHRREMSDEKQLKTPSSLSTLLAEGDSAKVNSSSNRLSNSCDEQPSKKFKISSAESDMGTSDETFSKKAKGSSLSGKKKSQSKTDVIFIGNPIPDDEAQERWRWRYEMKNTKSNRKLISSDDDDDDDEDKVVWNVECHYAQAEIDGCTINLGDCVYIKGEEAKHHIGKILEFFKTTDGENYFRVQWFYRAEDTVMKQEAAFHDERRVFYSTVMNDNPIDCIISKVSVTQISPKLGLKSNSLPRSDFYFDMEYCVDYSTFCNLPPDNSFKSYSSSNCCKEVFPSTPAFSANIPSFGTYQAELTLLDLYSGCGGMSTGLCLGAKASSIDLVTKWAVDSDKSASKSLKLNHPEAHVRNEAADGFLRLLKEWEKLCKRYVVDNLERTYPSRFRASEAVMKNASPAKDADTSADELEVSCLVDVCYGDPCNTGNRGLKFKVRWKGYSASDDTWEPIEGLSNCQECIQEFVIKGFRSKILPLCGDVDVICGGPPCQGISGYNRFRNVDSPLDDERNRQIVVFMDIVEYLKPKFVLMENVVDILRLDKGSLGRYALSRLVHMKYQARLGIIAAGCYGLPQFRLRVFLWGAHPSEKLPQFPLPSHDVIIRYWPPPEFERNTVAYEEGQPRQLEDALLLRDAISDLPPVSNNEVREEMTYEKPPETDFQRYIRSSKYVMTGSALDGATRIRNLLYDHRPAPLSEDDYTRVCLIPKRKGANFRDLPGVIVGADNVARRDPTREKQFLPSGKPLVPEYVFTFEQGKSKRPFARLWWDETVPTVVTYPYCHSQVILHPEQDRVLTVRECARLQGFPDYYRFCGTIKDRYCQIGNAVAIPVGRALGYTMGMAFQKGSGNEPLMILPPKFSLSTNIQLAKSLSQSTDD, from the exons ATGGAGCCAACAGAAAATTCCGACTCTGATTCCAAATCTCAGTCTCTTACTTTGGTCACAACCGGAGACGATAATGTGGAGCAGCCATTGCCTCTAGAGATTTGCGTCCCGGAAGAAATTGCCGCCGGCGCCGATGATAACAAGCTTCTACCGAGAAGATCCGCCAGTATCTTTCAGTTACTTCCAATTCGGAGTGTTTTTTCGAGGAAATCCGATATAGAAACGGTGCTTGAGAGATGCCTGAGAAGGTCGCCCAGAAATTCAGCGTTGTTCGTTAGGGAGAGCGCAAATGTGAGGCCCAAGGCCATTGTGAGTTTAGAAACTGAAGGttgtaaaaggaaaattaagGAAAGTACAACTGTAGAGGGTAAGAATCTTAGAAGGTCGCCAAGATTTACTACCATTTCAGCTGCcgctgaaaataaaaaagtccTCTCTCTTTCCGCGAAG GTTATGCAGAGTCGAAGCTCAAAAAGTCAACGGTTCAAGTTAAA AAATAAAGGGGCAAAAATCATGAATATTGAAAGAACCAATGGAATGGGGTTGAGGAGATCTCCACGATTGACTTCGGCCCCACCTGAAACCAAAGGTCGCGCatcaaaaactatttttaaatcctCTGACAAAGGTTCCTACTCTGAAACAAGATCTTCTGGAAAGTTGAACGGCAAGCGATTATGTCTGTCAAAGACCGAGGAAGCGGATAAAGGAACTTTTCCTTTAAGGCATAATGAGACAAACTTAAGGCTTATTATTGAAAGGCAGTTAAGAAGATCTCTGAAATTTAGCCAGGCTACTAAAAATGGTAGCAGTGATATCTCTGTTAGAAGATTGGATATGGATGAAGTGGTCTTTTCTGAAGAGAAGCTCTTGGGAATTTCTCCCAGTTCCATGCACGCAACAGAAAATGGCGACAGTAATGCATCTTTTAGAGAACATAGGAGGGAAATGTCTGATGAAAAGCAGTTGAAAACACCTTCCTCACTTTCTACATTATTGGCTGAAGGTGATAGTGCTAAAGTAAACTCTTCTTCCAATAGATTATCCAATTCATGTGATGAACAGCCTTCCAAGAAATTTAAGATCTCATCAGCAGAATCAGATATGGGAACCTCAGATGAAACATTCTCAAAGAAAGCCAAGGGCTCGTCTCTTTCAGGAAAGAAGAAGAGCCAATCCAAGACTGATGTTATATTTATAGGCAATCCAATCCCGGATGACGAAGCTCAAGAAAGGTGGCGTTGGCGATATGAAATGAAG AATACAAAATCTAACAGAAAACTCATCTCATCGGA tgatgatgatgatgatgatgaagacaAGGTAGTTTGGAATGTGGAATGCCATTATGCTCAAGCTGAAATTGATGGATGTACCATAAATCTTGGGGATTGTGTTTATATTAAG GGTGAAGAAGCAAAACACCACATTGGCAagatattagaattttttaaaacaacagatggagaaaattattttagagtCCAGTGGTTTTATAGAGCTGAAGATACA GTTATGAAACAAGAGGCTGCTTTTCATGATGAAAGACGTGTATTTTATTCAACTGTAATGAATGATAATCCCATAGATTGCATTATTTCAAAAGTTAGTGTTACTCAAATATCACCTAAG TTAggtttaaaatcaaattctcttcCCCGATCTGATTTCTATTTTGACATGGAGTATTGTGTGGATTATTCAACATTCTGCAACTTGCCACCTG aTAATTCTTTCAAGAGCTACAGTTCTTCAAATTGCTGCAAGGAAGTTTTCCCTTCGACTCCTGCCTTTTCAGCTAATATTCCTAGTTTTGGAACTTACCAGGCAGAACTCACACTACTAGATCTTTACTCTGGTTGTGGCGGAATGTCAACTGGTTTATGCCTTGGTGCAAAAGCATCTTCCATTGATCTAGTGACG AAATGGGCAGTTGACAGTGATAAGTCAGCAAGTAAAAGCTTGAAATTAAATCATCCAGAGGCACAT GTCAGGAATGAAGCTGCTGATGGTTTTCTTCGACTACTGAAGGAATGGGAAAAGCTTTGCAAACGATATGTAGTTGACAATTTAGAAAGAACATATCCGTCAAGATTCAGAGCCTCCGAAGCAGTCATGAAGAATGCAAGCCCTGCAAAAGATGCTGATACCTCTGCTGATGAACTCGAGGTCTCTTGTCTTGTTGATGTTTGTTATGGTGATCCCTGCAACACAGGCAACCGTGGACTAAAGTTTAAG GTTCGCTGGAAGGGATATAGCGCAAGTGATGATACGTGGGAACCAATTGAAGGCTTAAG CAATTGTCAAGAATGTATTCAGGAATTTGTAATTAAAGGATTCAGGTCCAAGATCTTACCCCTTTGT GGGGATGTTGATGTTATTTGTGGTGGCCCTCCATGCCAAGGGATAAGTGGCTATAATCGCTTTAGAAATGTTGATTCTCCATTGGATGATGAAAGAAATCGTCAAATAGTGGTCTTCATGGACATAGTTGAATACTTAAAACCTAAGTTTGTTTTGATGGAAAATGTGGTTGATATTTTGAGACTTGACAAGGGTTCTCTTGGAAGATATGCTTTAAGTCGGTTGGTACATATGAAATACCAAGCAAGGCTTGGAATAATTGCAGCTGGTTGTTATGGTCTTCCTCAATTCCGGTTGCGTGTTTTTTTGTGGGGAGCACATCCTAGTGAG AAGCTTCCACAGTTTCCACTTCCTTCTCATGATGTTATTATCAGATATTGGCCTCCTCCTGAGTTTGAG CGCAATACAGTTGCTTATGAAGAAGGCCAACCTCGTCAACTTGAAGACGCTCTTCTTCTCCGTGATGCCATTTCTGATCTCCCACCT GTTTCAAATAATGAAGTTCGCGAAGAAATGACATATGAAAAGCCTCCTGAAACGGACTTTCAAAGATATATAAGATCTAGTAAATAcg TGATGACTGGTTCTGCATTAGATGGTGCCACAAGAATAAGGAACCTATTGTATGACCATCGGCCTGCTCCGTTATCTGAGGATGATTATACAAGAGTCTGTCTGATTCCAAAGAGAAAG GGGGCAAATTTTCGAGACCTCCCTGGTGTAATTGTTGGAGCAGACAATGTGGCTCGGAGGGATCCAACACGGGAAAAGCAGTTTTTACCTTCTGGAAAACCATTG GTACCAGAATATGTATTTACCTTTGAACAAGGAAAATCTAAAAG ACCATTTGCAAGATTATGGTGGGATGAGACTGTGCCGACTGTTGTAACTTATCCTTATTGTCATAGCCAG GTAATATTACATCCAGAGCAAGACCGAGTTCTCACAGTCCGGGAATGTGCAAGATTACAAGGTTTTCCTGATTATTATAGATTCTGCGGGACAATTAAAGATAG GTATTGTCAAATTGGGAATGCGGTTGCAATTCCGGTTGGTCGAGCCTTGGGATACACAATGGGGATGGCATTTCAGAAAGGGAGCGGGAATGAACCACTGATGATCCTCCCTCCTAAGTTTTCTCTTTCCACCAATATCCAGTTAGCAAAATCATTGTCCCAAAGCACTGATGATTGA
- the LOC105791870 gene encoding DNA (cytosine-5)-methyltransferase CMT2 isoform X3, giving the protein MEPTENSDSDSKSQSLTLVTTGDDNVEQPLPLEICVPEEIAAGADDNKLLPRRSASIFQLLPIRSVFSRKSDIETVLERCLRRSPRNSALFVRESANVRPKAIVSLETEGCKRKIKESTTVEGKNLRRSPRFTTISAAAENKKVLSLSAKVMQSRSSKSQRFKLKNKGAKIMNIERTNGMGLRRSPRLTSAPPETKGRASKTIFKSSDKGSYSETRSSGKLNGKRLCLSKTEEADKGTFPLRHNETNLRLIIERQLRRSLKFSQATKNGSSDISVRRLDMDEVVFSEEKLLGISPSSMHATENGDSNASFREHRREMSDEKQLKTPSSLSTLLAEGDSAKVNSSSNRLSNSCDEQPSKKFKISSAESDMGTSDETFSKKAKGSSLSGKKKSQSKTDVIFIGNPIPDDEAQERWRWRYEMKNTKSNRKLISSDDDDDDDEDKVVWNVECHYAQAEIDGCTINLGDCVYIKGEEAKHHIGKILEFFKTTDGENYFRVQWFYRAEDTVSTEIKISFRSCTISYPDLCCFCSAHHAKVMKQEAAFHDERRVFYSTVMNDNPIDCIISKVSVTQISPKLGLKSNSLPRSDFYFDMEYCVDYSTFCNLPPDNSFKSYSSSNCCKEVFPSTPAFSANIPSFGTYQAELTLLDLYSGCGGMSTGLCLGAKASSIDLVTKWAVDSDKSASKSLKLNHPEAHVRNEAADGFLRLLKEWEKLCKRYVVDNLERTYPSRFRASEAVMKNASPAKDADTSADELEVSCLVDVCYGDPCNTGNRGLKFKVRWKGYSASDDTWEPIEGLSNCQECIQEFVIKGFRSKILPLCGDVDVICGGPPCQGISGYNRFRNVDSPLDDERNRQIVVFMDIVEYLKPKFVLMENVVDILRLDKGSLGRYALSRLVHMKYQARLGIIAAGCYGLPQFRLRVFLWGAHPSEKLPQFPLPSHDVIIRYWPPPEFERNTVAYEEGQPRQLEDALLLRDAISDLPPVSNNEVREEMTYEKPPETDFQRYIRSSKYVMTGSALDGATRIRNLLYDHRPAPLSEDDYTRVCLIPKRKGANFRDLPGVIVGADNVARRDPTREKQFLPSGKPLLF; this is encoded by the exons ATGGAGCCAACAGAAAATTCCGACTCTGATTCCAAATCTCAGTCTCTTACTTTGGTCACAACCGGAGACGATAATGTGGAGCAGCCATTGCCTCTAGAGATTTGCGTCCCGGAAGAAATTGCCGCCGGCGCCGATGATAACAAGCTTCTACCGAGAAGATCCGCCAGTATCTTTCAGTTACTTCCAATTCGGAGTGTTTTTTCGAGGAAATCCGATATAGAAACGGTGCTTGAGAGATGCCTGAGAAGGTCGCCCAGAAATTCAGCGTTGTTCGTTAGGGAGAGCGCAAATGTGAGGCCCAAGGCCATTGTGAGTTTAGAAACTGAAGGttgtaaaaggaaaattaagGAAAGTACAACTGTAGAGGGTAAGAATCTTAGAAGGTCGCCAAGATTTACTACCATTTCAGCTGCcgctgaaaataaaaaagtccTCTCTCTTTCCGCGAAG GTTATGCAGAGTCGAAGCTCAAAAAGTCAACGGTTCAAGTTAAA AAATAAAGGGGCAAAAATCATGAATATTGAAAGAACCAATGGAATGGGGTTGAGGAGATCTCCACGATTGACTTCGGCCCCACCTGAAACCAAAGGTCGCGCatcaaaaactatttttaaatcctCTGACAAAGGTTCCTACTCTGAAACAAGATCTTCTGGAAAGTTGAACGGCAAGCGATTATGTCTGTCAAAGACCGAGGAAGCGGATAAAGGAACTTTTCCTTTAAGGCATAATGAGACAAACTTAAGGCTTATTATTGAAAGGCAGTTAAGAAGATCTCTGAAATTTAGCCAGGCTACTAAAAATGGTAGCAGTGATATCTCTGTTAGAAGATTGGATATGGATGAAGTGGTCTTTTCTGAAGAGAAGCTCTTGGGAATTTCTCCCAGTTCCATGCACGCAACAGAAAATGGCGACAGTAATGCATCTTTTAGAGAACATAGGAGGGAAATGTCTGATGAAAAGCAGTTGAAAACACCTTCCTCACTTTCTACATTATTGGCTGAAGGTGATAGTGCTAAAGTAAACTCTTCTTCCAATAGATTATCCAATTCATGTGATGAACAGCCTTCCAAGAAATTTAAGATCTCATCAGCAGAATCAGATATGGGAACCTCAGATGAAACATTCTCAAAGAAAGCCAAGGGCTCGTCTCTTTCAGGAAAGAAGAAGAGCCAATCCAAGACTGATGTTATATTTATAGGCAATCCAATCCCGGATGACGAAGCTCAAGAAAGGTGGCGTTGGCGATATGAAATGAAG AATACAAAATCTAACAGAAAACTCATCTCATCGGA tgatgatgatgatgatgatgaagacaAGGTAGTTTGGAATGTGGAATGCCATTATGCTCAAGCTGAAATTGATGGATGTACCATAAATCTTGGGGATTGTGTTTATATTAAG GGTGAAGAAGCAAAACACCACATTGGCAagatattagaattttttaaaacaacagatggagaaaattattttagagtCCAGTGGTTTTATAGAGCTGAAGATACAGTAAGTACAGAAATTAAGATTTCTTTTAGATCATGCACTATTTCTTATCCTGACCTTTGTTGCTTCTGTTCTGCACATCATGCAAAGGTTATGAAACAAGAGGCTGCTTTTCATGATGAAAGACGTGTATTTTATTCAACTGTAATGAATGATAATCCCATAGATTGCATTATTTCAAAAGTTAGTGTTACTCAAATATCACCTAAG TTAggtttaaaatcaaattctcttcCCCGATCTGATTTCTATTTTGACATGGAGTATTGTGTGGATTATTCAACATTCTGCAACTTGCCACCTG aTAATTCTTTCAAGAGCTACAGTTCTTCAAATTGCTGCAAGGAAGTTTTCCCTTCGACTCCTGCCTTTTCAGCTAATATTCCTAGTTTTGGAACTTACCAGGCAGAACTCACACTACTAGATCTTTACTCTGGTTGTGGCGGAATGTCAACTGGTTTATGCCTTGGTGCAAAAGCATCTTCCATTGATCTAGTGACG AAATGGGCAGTTGACAGTGATAAGTCAGCAAGTAAAAGCTTGAAATTAAATCATCCAGAGGCACAT GTCAGGAATGAAGCTGCTGATGGTTTTCTTCGACTACTGAAGGAATGGGAAAAGCTTTGCAAACGATATGTAGTTGACAATTTAGAAAGAACATATCCGTCAAGATTCAGAGCCTCCGAAGCAGTCATGAAGAATGCAAGCCCTGCAAAAGATGCTGATACCTCTGCTGATGAACTCGAGGTCTCTTGTCTTGTTGATGTTTGTTATGGTGATCCCTGCAACACAGGCAACCGTGGACTAAAGTTTAAG GTTCGCTGGAAGGGATATAGCGCAAGTGATGATACGTGGGAACCAATTGAAGGCTTAAG CAATTGTCAAGAATGTATTCAGGAATTTGTAATTAAAGGATTCAGGTCCAAGATCTTACCCCTTTGT GGGGATGTTGATGTTATTTGTGGTGGCCCTCCATGCCAAGGGATAAGTGGCTATAATCGCTTTAGAAATGTTGATTCTCCATTGGATGATGAAAGAAATCGTCAAATAGTGGTCTTCATGGACATAGTTGAATACTTAAAACCTAAGTTTGTTTTGATGGAAAATGTGGTTGATATTTTGAGACTTGACAAGGGTTCTCTTGGAAGATATGCTTTAAGTCGGTTGGTACATATGAAATACCAAGCAAGGCTTGGAATAATTGCAGCTGGTTGTTATGGTCTTCCTCAATTCCGGTTGCGTGTTTTTTTGTGGGGAGCACATCCTAGTGAG AAGCTTCCACAGTTTCCACTTCCTTCTCATGATGTTATTATCAGATATTGGCCTCCTCCTGAGTTTGAG CGCAATACAGTTGCTTATGAAGAAGGCCAACCTCGTCAACTTGAAGACGCTCTTCTTCTCCGTGATGCCATTTCTGATCTCCCACCT GTTTCAAATAATGAAGTTCGCGAAGAAATGACATATGAAAAGCCTCCTGAAACGGACTTTCAAAGATATATAAGATCTAGTAAATAcg TGATGACTGGTTCTGCATTAGATGGTGCCACAAGAATAAGGAACCTATTGTATGACCATCGGCCTGCTCCGTTATCTGAGGATGATTATACAAGAGTCTGTCTGATTCCAAAGAGAAAG GGGGCAAATTTTCGAGACCTCCCTGGTGTAATTGTTGGAGCAGACAATGTGGCTCGGAGGGATCCAACACGGGAAAAGCAGTTTTTACCTTCTGGAAAACCATTG CTTTTCTGA